The Campylobacter sp. CNRCH_2014_0184h genome has a window encoding:
- the aroQ gene encoding type II 3-dehydroquinate dehydratase — MKVMVIQGPNINMLGVRETHIYGNMKMEDIHEQMKQAAKQANVEIEFFQSNFEGELVDKIQECLGSVDGVIINAAAYAHTSIAIRDAIAAINMPVIEVHISNTYRREEFRQKSMIAPVCAGSVVGFGPFGYHMALMGLFQIFDQINAYKAAQAKAQQANQ; from the coding sequence ATGAAAGTTATGGTGATACAAGGACCAAACATCAATATGCTTGGTGTGAGAGAAACTCATATTTATGGCAATATGAAAATGGAAGATATCCATGAGCAAATGAAACAAGCTGCAAAACAAGCTAATGTAGAGATTGAGTTTTTTCAAAGCAATTTTGAAGGTGAGCTAGTTGATAAAATTCAAGAATGCTTAGGTAGTGTAGATGGAGTGATTATTAATGCAGCTGCTTATGCACACACTTCTATAGCAATCCGCGATGCGATTGCAGCGATTAATATGCCTGTGATTGAAGTGCATATTAGCAATACTTATAGAAGAGAAGAATTCAGACAAAAAAGCATGATAGCGCCAGTTTGTGCAGGTAGTGTGGTAGGTTTTGGTCCTTTTGGTTATCATATGGCTTTAATGGGACTTTTCCAAATTTTTGATCAAATCAATGCATATAAAGCAGCTCAAGCAAAAGCACAACAAGCAAATCAATGA